From the genome of Triticum aestivum cultivar Chinese Spring chromosome 3B, IWGSC CS RefSeq v2.1, whole genome shotgun sequence, one region includes:
- the LOC123065756 gene encoding uncharacterized protein yields MSATPSAPATQPGLGVSSTASTAHGQAAIANAKSKDPGWKYCICPDENKKNSLRCIYCNNLYTNGITRIKFHLGNIPNSNVLPCTKVPADVRDEIVEYLTRKGEKNAMKVTEQKRRRCEVDLSHSEGEGASDSDDSY; encoded by the exons ATGTCAGCCACACCGTCGGCGCCGGCGACTCAGCCag GCCTCGGCGTGTCAAGCACAGCATCAACAGCCCATGGACAAGCTGCCATTGCGAATGCGAAGTCAAAAGACCCAGGATGGAAATATTGCATTTGCCCGGATGAAAACAAGAAGAATTCACTTAGGTGCATCTATTGTAATAATCTGTACACCAATGGTATTACTCGGATCAAGTTCCACCTTGGAAACATTCCGAATTCCAATGTTCTACCTTGCACAAAAGTGCCTGCTGATGTAAGGGATGAAATTGTTGAGTATTTGACAAGGAAGGGTGAGAAAAACGCAATGAAGGTTACAGAGCAGAAGAGAAGGAGATGTGAAGTGGACTTGAGCCACTCAGAGGGGGAAGGTGCTAGTGACTCAGATGACTCATATTAG
- the LOC123070972 gene encoding BTB/POZ and MATH domain-containing protein 2-like, producing MSASQIPPRTMSASACAPETTEGTHLFKIDGYSLCRGLGVGKSIQSTVFRVGGHDWCVYFYPDGVREDSKDYVSVFLELKTPDAEARALYHVRVVDQAWPPPPFTWPVPSQYEPLVFNSADDYNCCSGYTHFMRRTELRPYVLDDTLILECNIAIIELKDAQETDVKINFEAQAPPSELVHNLSSLLEATEGSDVSFKVKEEIFPAHKIILAMRSPVFRVKFYGPMRDESSRSITVEDMQPAVFRGLLHFIYTDSLPPLDYLDDDEYEEMVRHLLMAADRYAMERMKYMCEIKLCGVLHTGTVATTLALADQHHCSKLKDACIGFINSSNRMVGVMASKGYESLKRTCPSVIADILEKAAKTRRI from the coding sequence ATGTCCGCATCTCAGATCCCACCACGGACGATGTCGGCCTCGGCCTGCGCCCCGGAGACCACGGAGGGCACGCACCTGTTCAAGATCGACGGCTACAGCCTGTGCAGGGGCCTCGGCGTCGGCAAGTCCATCCAGTCCACCGTCTTCCGCGTCGGCGGCCATGACTGGTGCGTCTACTTCTACCCCGACGGCGTCAGGGAGGACAGCAAGGACTACGTCTCAGTCTTCCTCGAGCTCAAGACCCCGGACGCAGAGGCGAGGGCGCTCTACCATGTGAGGGTGGTCGACCAGGCCTGGCCGCCGCCACCTTTCACGTGGCCGGTCCCCAGCCAGTACGAGCCGCTGGTGTTCAACTCCGCTGATGACTATAACTGCTGCTCGGGCTACACCCATTTCATGAGGAGGACGGAGCTGCGGCCGTACGTTCTGGATGACACCCTTATCCTCGAGTGCAATATTGCCATCATCGAGTTGAAGGACGCACAAGAGACTGATGTCAAGATTAACTTTGAGGCCCAGGCGCCGCCGTCCGAATTGGTTCATAACCTTAGCAGCTTGCTGGAGGCTACGGAGGGATCCGATGTGTCTTTCAAGGTCAAGGAGGAGATTTTCCCAGCTCATAAGATCATCCTCGCAATGCGGTCGCCGGTCTTCAGGGTAAAGTTCTACGGCCCGATGAGGGACGAGAGTAGCCGCAGCATAACCGTCGAAGACATGCAGCCCGCTGTTTTCAGAGGACTGCTTCACTTCATCTACACTGATTCGTTGCCTCCATTGGATTACCTAGATGATGATGAGTATGAAGAAATGGTCAGGCATTTGCTGATGGCCGCAGATAGGTACGCCATGGAAAGGATGAAGTACATGTGCGAGATCAAACTTTGTGGGGTTCTTCATACCGGGACTGTTGCGACCACCTTAGCTTTAGCCGATCAGCATCATTGCAGCAAGCTCAAAGATGCCTGCATTGGATTTATCAACTCTTCAAATAGAATGGTTGGTGTGATGGCAAGTAAAGGGTATGAGTCCCTGAAAAGGACATGTCCTTCTGTCATTGCTGATATATTGGAGAAAGCAGCTAAGACTCGCAGAATTTAG